In a single window of the Terriglobus roseus genome:
- a CDS encoding VOC family protein has protein sequence MSIPGQTVTIIPSVLCRDANAGIEWLKAALGFTEHAVYRTADGIVEHAELLLGNGMLMVGTAGHNRQLANVMALPSEVGGKNTSSVYLIVKDCTPVWQQALSAGAEVVLPLRTMDYGGQAFTVRDPDGHLWSVGEYDPWTVPA, from the coding sequence ATGAGCATTCCCGGGCAGACCGTGACCATCATCCCCAGTGTTTTATGCCGCGACGCGAACGCCGGCATCGAGTGGTTGAAGGCTGCGCTCGGATTTACCGAGCATGCCGTCTACCGGACCGCGGACGGTATCGTCGAACACGCCGAGTTGCTGCTGGGAAATGGCATGCTGATGGTCGGTACCGCCGGCCACAATCGGCAGCTGGCCAACGTGATGGCACTGCCTTCAGAGGTCGGTGGAAAGAACACCAGCAGCGTGTACCTGATCGTGAAGGACTGCACGCCCGTGTGGCAGCAGGCGCTGTCAGCCGGTGCAGAGGTGGTGTTGCCGCTGCGGACCATGGATTATGGCGGTCAGGCCTTTACTGTTCGGGATCCCGATGGGCATCTGTGGTCCGTCGGCGAGTACGATCCGTGGACCGTACCCGCCTAA
- a CDS encoding PQQ-dependent sugar dehydrogenase — protein sequence MIKSVMVAALALGMVAGAARASEPDGLMLPTGFHATVVAEGLGPVRHLTVRDNGDIYVSTRHPRNQPSTGIIALRLGSNHKAVQTEHFSTVDQATGIRMYKGALYAASPTAIYRFPLDGNALVPSAAPQTVVDGLTVTSNHVFAFDGKGGLFVAFDGANICADPAAPRDSKPVGLKPCPALTTKAGIWRFDDSRLNQKFSDGERFATGIRDMSALDWRAGDALYGGTHGRDGTHAMFPEVVSATEDEAIPDELFRIEKATDMGWPYTYYDGARQKRILAPEYGGDGKASPSEGTYAKPVAAFFQPRRPALLDLVVYNGKRFPAMYRSGIFVAMHGGADADATPEGQAGYNIVFVPMKNNQAGKPVVFADGFAGPLPSDKNLKSAAYRPVGVAVGPDGALYVADSNKGRIWRIAYGEKP from the coding sequence ATGATCAAGAGTGTCATGGTTGCGGCTTTGGCTCTGGGCATGGTCGCAGGTGCAGCGCGAGCATCGGAGCCAGACGGACTGATGCTGCCCACGGGCTTTCATGCCACGGTTGTGGCCGAGGGATTAGGTCCAGTTCGCCATCTGACAGTCCGCGACAATGGCGATATCTATGTCTCTACACGGCATCCGCGCAATCAGCCTTCGACGGGCATCATTGCATTGCGACTGGGATCGAATCATAAGGCTGTGCAAACGGAGCATTTCAGCACCGTTGATCAGGCGACCGGTATCCGCATGTACAAGGGCGCGTTGTACGCCGCATCGCCCACGGCAATCTACCGCTTTCCTTTGGATGGAAATGCACTTGTGCCTTCGGCGGCACCGCAAACCGTGGTCGATGGTCTGACGGTCACATCGAACCACGTCTTCGCCTTCGACGGGAAAGGCGGCCTGTTTGTCGCGTTCGACGGAGCGAACATCTGCGCCGACCCCGCGGCCCCCAGAGACAGCAAACCAGTCGGACTAAAGCCTTGCCCAGCCCTCACGACGAAAGCCGGCATCTGGCGCTTCGATGACTCCAGGCTGAATCAGAAGTTCAGCGACGGCGAACGCTTTGCCACCGGCATCCGCGATATGTCCGCACTGGACTGGCGCGCAGGCGACGCTTTGTATGGCGGCACACATGGTCGCGACGGCACACATGCCATGTTCCCTGAGGTGGTCAGCGCGACAGAGGACGAGGCTATTCCCGACGAGCTGTTCCGTATCGAAAAGGCAACGGACATGGGCTGGCCCTACACGTACTACGACGGCGCGCGTCAGAAGCGCATTCTCGCACCCGAGTACGGGGGCGACGGGAAAGCTTCGCCCTCGGAGGGCACTTACGCGAAACCTGTCGCAGCGTTCTTCCAGCCTCGCCGTCCCGCACTGCTGGACCTGGTCGTCTACAACGGCAAACGGTTCCCTGCCATGTACCGCAGCGGCATCTTCGTTGCCATGCATGGCGGCGCCGATGCGGACGCGACCCCGGAGGGGCAGGCTGGCTACAACATCGTGTTCGTCCCCATGAAGAACAATCAGGCAGGCAAACCCGTGGTGTTTGCCGATGGCTTTGCCGGGCCGCTGCCGAGTGACAAAAATCTGAAGAGCGCCGCCTACCGACCGGTCGGCGTGGCGGTAGGACCCGACGGCGCGCTGTATGTCGCAGACTCCAACAAAGGACGGATTTGGCGTATTGCTTACGGCGAAAAACCGTAG
- a CDS encoding SDR family oxidoreductase, producing the protein MQIKDNTILITGGGSGIGRGLAEAFHKEGNHVIIAGRRKEVLDEVVAANPGMSAEVLDINSAEAIKTFAADLIAKYPKLNTVLHNAGIMKNEDLKKGETEDAEATIATNLLGPIRLNSALLPHLLQQTSATVMTVTSGLAYVPLSMTPTYCATKAAIHSYTLSLRFQLQGTGVQVIEIIPPYVQTELMGDRQKNDPMAMPLADYLRETFAVLRDQPEVKEVVIDRVKPLRTAPESGDFENFFNTFNQRMIAARPNG; encoded by the coding sequence ATGCAGATCAAAGACAACACCATTCTCATCACGGGCGGCGGTAGCGGCATCGGACGCGGTCTGGCAGAGGCCTTTCACAAAGAAGGCAATCACGTCATCATTGCGGGTCGCCGTAAGGAAGTTCTGGACGAGGTCGTCGCAGCCAATCCCGGCATGAGCGCGGAAGTGCTGGACATCAACAGCGCGGAAGCCATCAAGACCTTTGCTGCTGACCTGATCGCGAAGTATCCGAAGCTGAACACCGTGCTGCACAACGCCGGCATCATGAAGAACGAAGATCTGAAAAAGGGCGAGACCGAAGACGCCGAGGCGACGATCGCTACGAACCTGCTTGGTCCAATCCGTCTCAACTCGGCGTTGCTGCCACACCTGTTGCAGCAAACCTCAGCCACTGTGATGACGGTGACCTCGGGCCTAGCGTATGTTCCGCTCTCCATGACACCGACGTACTGTGCGACCAAGGCTGCGATCCACTCTTATACTCTTTCGCTGCGCTTCCAGCTGCAGGGCACGGGCGTACAAGTGATTGAGATCATCCCCCCATACGTGCAGACAGAGCTGATGGGCGACCGTCAGAAGAACGACCCCATGGCGATGCCGCTGGCCGACTACCTGCGCGAAACCTTCGCCGTGTTGCGCGATCAGCCAGAGGTGAAAGAAGTCGTCATCGACCGCGTGAAGCCGCTGCGCACCGCACCGGAGAGCGGTGACTTCGAAAACTTCTTCAATACCTTTAACCAGCGCATGATCGCCGCCCGCCCGAACGGATAG
- a CDS encoding winged helix-turn-helix transcriptional regulator codes for MKPATKMDQPKAVVPPDGGEGNASLDALVSEIIGRVADKWTMLALEALQEHGRLRFTELAAELKGVSQKMLTKTLRQMESDGLLLRTVFPVIPPRVEYELTQLGTGLSAAFCGVWIWAEKNRDEIEAARKRFAQRIEHTQPWQTPRS; via the coding sequence ATGAAGCCTGCAACGAAGATGGATCAACCGAAGGCCGTCGTTCCGCCCGACGGAGGTGAGGGTAACGCCTCGCTCGACGCCCTGGTGAGCGAGATCATCGGCCGCGTCGCGGACAAGTGGACCATGCTGGCGCTGGAGGCTCTCCAGGAGCACGGACGCCTTCGCTTCACAGAGCTCGCGGCAGAATTAAAGGGCGTCAGCCAGAAGATGTTGACCAAGACGCTGCGACAGATGGAGAGTGACGGGCTGCTGCTGCGCACGGTCTTCCCGGTGATACCGCCGCGTGTCGAGTACGAACTGACGCAGCTGGGTACAGGCCTGAGCGCGGCCTTCTGTGGTGTCTGGATCTGGGCAGAGAAGAATCGCGATGAGATCGAGGCCGCCCGCAAGCGCTTCGCGCAACGCATCGAACACACGCAGCCCTGGCAGACGCCACGCAGCTAG
- the hscB gene encoding Fe-S protein assembly co-chaperone HscB, with product MTYFEVFSLPHKLALDTAALEKSFYKLSREFHPDRFASKPAAEQAEATEKSSLLNDAYRALRDPIRRTEYLLELEGVELEEQSVKATESARASGTQKKQIVPPDLLEEAFELNMALEEMKMAKKMGDDDPQLRKDLEAAKTNFTGMLDAAGKELEALWTSWDAAVDSGDDGAKDAAKDEMVALLNRRSYLRNLVRDVNAALD from the coding sequence ATGACGTACTTCGAAGTCTTCAGTCTTCCTCACAAACTCGCGCTCGACACCGCCGCCCTTGAGAAGAGCTTTTACAAGCTCTCACGCGAGTTTCATCCCGACCGCTTCGCTTCGAAGCCAGCAGCAGAGCAGGCTGAAGCGACGGAGAAGTCGTCCCTGCTGAACGATGCTTACCGCGCGCTGCGTGATCCCATTCGCCGCACGGAGTATCTGCTGGAGCTTGAGGGCGTGGAACTGGAGGAGCAGTCCGTCAAGGCGACCGAGTCGGCCCGTGCCTCCGGGACGCAGAAGAAGCAGATCGTTCCGCCCGATCTTCTGGAAGAGGCTTTCGAGCTGAACATGGCGCTGGAAGAGATGAAGATGGCAAAGAAGATGGGCGATGATGACCCGCAGCTTCGTAAGGATCTCGAGGCCGCGAAGACCAACTTCACCGGCATGCTGGATGCCGCAGGTAAAGAGCTTGAAGCGCTGTGGACCAGTTGGGACGCGGCTGTGGACAGCGGCGACGATGGCGCGAAGGATGCCGCAAAGGACGAGATGGTGGCGCTGCTGAACCGCCGAAGCTATCTGCGGAACCTGGTCCGTGACGTGAACGCCGCGCTGGACTAG
- a CDS encoding GNAT family N-acetyltransferase, with product MNILLPPLQDEGGLRLEYLETASHKGLCVPTRFYLMKDAHGVAVGDINLRLHSTQQILLYGGHIGYTVYPQFRGEHYAARAVRLLIPGARGFGIDPLWITTDPENTASRRTCELAGAVYVETIQILYHQAIFPEGRPCKCRYRLSTAHESKAQKVPSEQP from the coding sequence TTGAATATTCTTCTGCCGCCTCTTCAAGATGAGGGAGGCCTGCGACTGGAGTACCTCGAAACCGCCAGCCATAAGGGACTCTGCGTACCCACGCGCTTCTATCTCATGAAGGACGCCCATGGTGTTGCGGTAGGCGACATCAATCTGCGACTACATTCCACGCAGCAGATCCTGCTCTATGGGGGGCATATCGGCTACACGGTGTACCCGCAGTTTCGCGGTGAGCACTATGCTGCGCGCGCGGTTCGCCTGCTGATTCCTGGGGCACGCGGCTTCGGGATCGATCCCCTATGGATCACTACAGACCCGGAGAATACGGCATCTCGCCGCACCTGTGAGCTTGCCGGGGCGGTCTACGTTGAGACGATTCAAATTCTTTACCATCAGGCGATTTTTCCTGAGGGCCGCCCCTGCAAATGCCGCTACCGGCTATCGACCGCGCATGAATCCAAAGCGCAGAAAGTACCATCGGAACAACCATGA
- a CDS encoding DUF4242 domain-containing protein: MPKFVIERNVPGLGDLSADQLKAMSQTSCGVLQSMGPKIQWLESFVTPNKMYCVYIAPDAETIRQHARVGGFPAESVEPVLQMIGPTTAE; the protein is encoded by the coding sequence ATGCCTAAATTTGTCATAGAACGTAACGTTCCCGGCCTGGGTGATCTGTCTGCGGATCAGCTGAAGGCGATGTCGCAAACTTCGTGTGGCGTGCTGCAGAGTATGGGGCCGAAGATTCAATGGCTGGAGTCGTTCGTTACCCCAAACAAGATGTATTGCGTCTACATCGCGCCCGATGCGGAAACTATCCGTCAGCATGCGCGCGTGGGTGGATTCCCTGCAGAGTCCGTAGAGCCGGTCCTGCAGATGATTGGACCAACCACAGCAGAGTAG
- a CDS encoding HesB/IscA family protein produces the protein MSVVGISTTTSNEMSAPAPQAGAPVYSSPIAPPVSAPADNAKAQNIQVTEKALKRIRAAMAKENVNGEQGGLRVGITGGGCSGLSYNIRFDSQPRERDRVYVYSQDGDKVQIFVDPKSFLYLSGMTLDFEETLMRQGFNFINPHSTKSCGCGSSFTA, from the coding sequence ATGTCCGTAGTCGGCATCAGCACCACCACCAGCAACGAGATGAGCGCGCCTGCACCGCAGGCCGGCGCCCCTGTATATTCCAGCCCCATCGCTCCTCCAGTTTCCGCACCCGCAGACAATGCGAAGGCGCAGAACATTCAGGTGACCGAAAAGGCGTTGAAGCGCATCCGCGCTGCCATGGCGAAAGAGAACGTCAACGGCGAGCAGGGTGGCCTGCGCGTCGGTATCACCGGCGGCGGCTGCAGCGGCCTGAGCTACAACATCCGCTTCGATTCGCAGCCGCGCGAGCGGGACCGCGTTTATGTCTACAGCCAGGATGGCGACAAGGTACAGATCTTCGTTGACCCAAAAAGCTTCCTGTACCTCAGCGGCATGACCCTCGACTTTGAAGAGACGCTGATGCGCCAGGGCTTCAACTTCATCAATCCGCACAGCACCAAGAGCTGCGGCTGCGGTTCATCCTTTACGGCGTAA
- the iscU gene encoding Fe-S cluster assembly scaffold IscU has protein sequence MAYSDKVVDHYENPRNVGTLDKSSSEVGTGLVGAPECGDVMRLQIKVNPDTQVIEDAKFKTFGCGSAIASSSLATEWVKGKTVAEALAISNTEIVKELALPPVKIHCSVLAEDAIRAAIGDWKKKNNVAETESALVGASA, from the coding sequence ATGGCATATAGCGATAAGGTTGTTGATCACTACGAAAATCCCCGCAACGTCGGCACGCTCGACAAGAGCTCGTCCGAAGTTGGCACCGGCCTCGTCGGCGCTCCTGAGTGCGGCGACGTCATGCGCCTTCAAATCAAGGTGAACCCGGATACCCAGGTTATCGAAGACGCGAAGTTTAAGACCTTCGGCTGCGGCTCTGCCATCGCTTCCTCGTCGCTCGCGACCGAGTGGGTGAAGGGCAAGACGGTCGCCGAGGCTCTCGCAATCTCGAACACCGAGATCGTGAAGGAACTCGCTCTTCCCCCCGTCAAGATCCACTGCTCGGTTCTGGCGGAAGACGCCATCCGCGCTGCGATCGGCGACTGGAAGAAGAAGAACAATGTCGCCGAGACGGAGTCTGCGCTCGTCGGCGCATCCGCGTAA
- a CDS encoding IscS subfamily cysteine desulfurase produces MSLATEIELLESTPVHKGVQLPIYMDNHATTALDPRVLEAMLPYMTKIYGNAASRNHQFGWEAEQGVDLAREQIAKLIGATPKEIIFTSGATEGNNLAIKGVAEMYREKGNHIITQVTEHKAVLDTCKRLEKNGFKVTYLPVQPDGLVSVADIEAAMTPETILVTIMYANNEIGVINPIAEIGKLCHAKGVLFHTDAVQAVGKIPVNVQTDNIDLLSLSGHKIYGPKGVGALYVRRRSPRVQLNAQIDGGGHERGMRSGTLNVPGIVGLGKACELAGEEMVAETARLTGLRDYLRKRLEEKIDYTAVNGNMDHHLPGNLNMSFVYVEGESLLMGINDIAVSSGSACTSATLEPSYVLKALGLGDDVAHSSIRFGLGRFNTKEEVDYVADKLIDTVLKLRELSPLYEMVKEGIDLTKIEWTAH; encoded by the coding sequence ATGAGTCTCGCCACCGAAATCGAACTGTTGGAGTCCACGCCCGTACATAAGGGCGTTCAGTTGCCCATCTACATGGACAACCACGCAACTACGGCGCTTGACCCGCGTGTGCTTGAGGCCATGCTGCCGTATATGACCAAGATCTACGGCAACGCCGCCAGCCGCAATCACCAGTTTGGCTGGGAAGCCGAGCAGGGTGTGGACCTGGCGCGTGAGCAGATTGCGAAGCTCATCGGCGCTACGCCGAAGGAGATCATCTTCACCAGCGGCGCCACCGAGGGCAACAACCTTGCCATCAAGGGTGTCGCGGAGATGTACCGCGAAAAGGGCAACCACATTATCACCCAGGTGACCGAGCACAAGGCTGTGCTGGATACCTGCAAGCGCCTGGAAAAGAACGGCTTCAAGGTCACCTACCTGCCCGTGCAGCCTGACGGCCTGGTCTCGGTCGCTGACATCGAAGCAGCCATGACGCCGGAGACGATCCTGGTCACGATCATGTACGCGAACAACGAGATCGGCGTGATCAACCCCATCGCCGAGATCGGCAAGCTCTGCCACGCAAAGGGTGTGCTCTTCCACACGGACGCGGTACAGGCTGTGGGCAAGATCCCGGTCAACGTGCAGACAGACAACATCGACCTGCTGTCGCTTTCCGGCCACAAAATCTACGGACCGAAGGGTGTGGGCGCGCTGTATGTTCGCCGCCGCAGCCCGCGCGTACAGCTGAACGCACAGATCGACGGTGGCGGCCACGAACGCGGTATGCGTTCGGGCACGCTCAACGTCCCCGGCATCGTCGGCTTGGGCAAGGCCTGCGAACTGGCCGGCGAGGAGATGGTTGCTGAGACTGCTCGTCTTACGGGCCTGCGCGACTATCTGCGCAAGCGCCTGGAAGAGAAGATTGATTACACCGCAGTAAACGGCAACATGGACCATCACCTGCCCGGCAACCTGAACATGAGCTTCGTCTACGTCGAGGGCGAGTCGCTCCTGATGGGCATCAACGACATCGCCGTCTCCTCGGGTTCGGCCTGCACCTCGGCCACGCTGGAGCCGTCCTATGTTCTCAAGGCGCTTGGTCTGGGCGATGACGTCGCTCACTCTTCCATCCGCTTCGGCCTTGGCCGCTTCAACACCAAGGAAGAAGTGGATTACGTCGCAGACAAGCTGATCGACACCGTCCTGAAGCTGCGCGAATTGTCGCCGCTGTACGAGATGGTGAAGGAAGGCATCGACCTGACCAAGATCGAGTGGACCGCTCACTAA